From Treponema sp. OMZ 787:
TCAGGGCTTACACCCAATAAATCTATATCGCCTTTTTTTAAAGCAAGCATTGCAGTGTCCTGATTATTCATAATCTTATAAACTACTTTTTCAATTTTCGGCTTTCCAAACATATATGTTTCATTTGCTTTAAATAAAAGATGTTGACCTGCCGTGTATTCTGCCAGTTTATAAGGGCCTGTTCCGACAGGAGTTTTGTTTAACTCCGTATTTTCAAGGTCATCAACATCTTTGTAAATATGCTTAGGTGCAATAAAGATTCCAGCAAACGTTTCATACGGATTAGCAACCGGTTGGGGAAGCTTGAAAACTATTGAGTAATCGTCTATTTTTTCTGTTTTTACTGCCTTATCACCGAACACCAATAAAGAATCTACAAAGCGGTCATCTTGTAAGTTTGTTTTCTTCTCAAATGTAAATACAACATCATCCGCAGTAAAAGGCTTTCCATCAGACCAGACTACATTTTTTCGTAACATTACAGATACCTCATTACCGGCTTCATTTGCCTTAACATTTTCAGCCAAAAAATAGTTTATGCCGTGGTTTGTGTAAGTGTATAATGGAGAGTACACTAGTTTTAAAGTCATCAATCCGGTTCTGTCATTTGTTGTAAAAACATTAATATTGTTTACAATATCTCCGGGTAAACCGTAAACCAATGCCTTATCCTTATTAGACGGCATAGCTTCGGCAGCCTTTGTCTTATCTTCTTTTGCAGGACTGCATGCCGATATTAATACCGCTAAAATCAAAATTGCTTTTAAAAATATAAACTTACTAAGTTTCATATTTTTCTCCTTAAAATTTTAATTATTAAATTTGGTATACGACTATATTATATATTATAATTTTTGTCAATATATTTATAAT
This genomic window contains:
- a CDS encoding ABC transporter substrate-binding protein, producing the protein MKLSKFIFLKAILILAVLISACSPAKEDKTKAAEAMPSNKDKALVYGLPGDIVNNINVFTTNDRTGLMTLKLVYSPLYTYTNHGINYFLAENVKANEAGNEVSVMLRKNVVWSDGKPFTADDVVFTFEKKTNLQDDRFVDSLLVFGDKAVKTEKIDDYSIVFKLPQPVANPYETFAGIFIAPKHIYKDVDDLENTELNKTPVGTGPYKLAEYTAGQHLLFKANETYMFGKPKIEKVVYKIMNNQDTAMLALKKGDIDLLGVSPDLIEEIEQNKNLKITTFPQSNVIYLKLNQWSEKLGDEKLREAIFYALDRDEIMKSHFKNKAYYNFTDSFLPADSEWLNKNLKSYQRDTEKAKGMLSTVAKDKLNLKLGYNVKNGMQAKMALVIQQQLQKAGINLELLPLDPPAMYKASFFEKTKLFDMFLGAYTMGIDPDTYAVFFNDNPEAYFHFENQELGDLLRKAKVETNKDKRIELYNKVQQFIQDTKTFYPFGGSMGIIAHHQALSGFEEAKLVNVFTFDDASKLFYK